atattatttatttttcttcaaaattgcAAGGGAAACTAAAGAAGGAAACGATTGATTTAAGGGGTAGAAAGGTTTTGATGCATGAATAGAAAAATAAGTGATTTTTTAGGCAGACAATAGTTGCATAAGGCATGTCTTGATACACATAGTTAAGGATTAAACGGATTGAGTACCACAAATACTTATTTCACATTCATTTAATATGGTAATAATTGGGGGGGAGAGTTTTACAAATTAAGATATCACTTTGGAAAAAAGATACTAAGGGCTAACAGTAGTGTAAGTACACAAGTGATTGCATTCAGCCATCCCCATGTATTTCTTAGCTCAGTGCGTAATGTTGCAGTGTTGCACTCAAGGTTAAAACCTAGAATTTGGGATTGTTTTCACTCAATGATAGTTTAAGCATTATGTATATCCAGTGAACTGCCATTTTTGTGTTGATGCTTCATGCTTTGGTTTCTTTGCAGCAGAAATTTTTACCATTTGAAAATGTTATCCTGTCTTGTCTTTGGTGAAAGTCAGTTAGATTTCTATATTACACATCACTATGTCCCTTTCTCTCCATAACTTCCATCAACAAAACTGTATCCATCACCAAGTGCAAAATTTTGATCTTCTCTGCTTTTACAATGACTTTTTTGCAGTCAAGCAAAGGATGCCCTGAAGATAATTAAGAAGCGTCttggaaataaaagttcaaAAGTTCAACTTCTTGCTCTATCCGTTAGTTTCTTTTATCTCTGCCTACTCTCAAAGTTCATTTTGCTGTTGTCAAGatataattttcttataattCTGTGGCATATTTCCTTTCTAATGTATAGAGCATAAAACGACCTGATAACTATttgttataaaattataaatactCTGGGGGATCAGCGCCTCACATACTGAATTGAATGGAGCTTAAGTTCCTGATTTTGTTTCACTTGCATTGGTCTTGACCCCATTCCAGTTTGATTTTTCTATGGAAAAGTGAACTTGCATAGGAGATTTGATGTTCAGAGACTGTAAAATGTTAGCTTCAGTGCATCTTTGTGTCTGGCTCTAGTGCTAACTGTTAAGCCGTCAAATTGCAAAAGCTAGATTTTCTACATAGGGCCTGAGATTTTTTTCGCCAGCTTCTTATTCCGACTGGACCTTGAAAATTATAGTTTATGGGGATATATTGCCAAGTTCAGGAGATGTGAGGTCTTACTATGTGGATGAAAAACTCTGATAGGGTGGTATAACCTGTGGCATATCCACGTGGTTTCAGTTTACAAAGTTCCAGAATATCTGTATTGAGTACTGATCTTCTACTCCGGGGAAGCTATGTTTGTTTTGCCTCTTCTACTCCGAAGAAGCTATGTTTGTTTTGCCTGGTTTGTTagttcactagtggaaaaagggtcatttgcatcgcacttttaagcatatttgcgtcgcacatcgtgcgtggcaaaagctctcgacgcaaatgactaaaagtcatttgcgtcgcacatttgtgcgacgcaaataaccttatttgcgtcgcacaattagcaaaagtgcgttgcaaataacttttcaacatggtgcctgaaaagtcatttgcaacgcacattagctaaatgtgcgacgcaaataaggttcatttgcgtcgcacatttagctaatgtgcgttgcaaatgacttttcaggcaccatgttgaaaagttatttgcaacgcacttttgctaattgtgcgacgcaaatgacttttaaaaaaagtcatttgccacgcacaatagcttaatgtgcgacgcaaatgacaattttagcgccaaaaaattaagtcatttgcctcgcacattgagctaacgtgcgttgcaaatgacttatttttattaaaaaaaatattcgttttttaatattagttggaaattccgacatgatcgtctttgaaattagacggttcattcccaataccgggaatacatttataattaatacctgtcacaaaagtttacaacgtaattaacgttcccaataaaaggcaattaaattcgtcatagatcgatcaaccaacatgttacaacaaacataaaattattacaacaaaggtacgtagctagctagagatcaagttcatattacaaattaagctaaaaattcgacattgttcatgaagtaatctgcccaaaaatctttcacctcattaatctcctccgctgaataaggcaatgttcttgaaaaatcctaaaaaagtgtaaataattcaatttatcaacgattgatcaatataatagttttgtgtacttcaatttattatataaagtacgtagtttatgagaacataccttagtaagatcttgactattagcatgattcattattatgtcgtacataaaacgcatgacgtagtagccacaatctagtgatcccggttgttgagcacactaaatgcattaaaataaataacacaagtaaaatttctatcacattgtatgttataattttgaaaaacttatttcttaggtaaataataaactaattatatatattatatatacctgtgctggaatccatgttaatttagttcccttagattgtccacctagtctcttgtaactccgaaaagcactacacattcgataaaatatgcaattatatatactttgtttacacatgtaaatgcaaagaatattttacatgtaagtgcaattatatactttgtttacacatgtaaatgcaattatatacgtagtagtcacatttaaggctaattgggtcgtacgttctaggtcatttttaggcaaaaatgatgttttcgaacccaactttgaaccaaagaacctaaggaatgttttcaaacttattacacgtctcatatgcatagttataactttctaaggccctttacaatctattatttcacatttaaggctaattgggtcgtcctaggtcatttttaggcaaaaatgatgttttcgaacccaactttgaaccaaagaacctaaggaatgttttcaaacttattacacgtctcatatgcatagtaataactttgtaaggccctttacaatctattatttcacatttaaggctatttgggtcgtcctaggtcatttttaggcaaaaatgatgttttcgaacccaacttttaaccaaagaacctaaggaatgttttcaaacttattacacgtctcatatgcatagttataactttctaaggccctttacaatctattatttcacatttaaggctatttgggtcgtcctaggtcatttttaggcaaaaatgatgttttcgaacccatagcagccatatcttgtctaactttaggcccatccttcgttttcccttgcatattcaacaatgtcccaacaatggcatcacaaaaatttttctcaatatgcattacatccaaacaatgcctaacttccaaatctctccaatatgggagatcccaaaagatagacctcttcttgtaaccaccacttggctgacctttataaggcttaccaaactctgtctcaatgtctttaacccgttcataaacctcacacgcacataagggggcaggagcttctctcatctccaattctccattaaaagcttccttctcttttcgaaatggatgatcttcaggaagatacatccggtaatccatgtacacatctttcccacaaaattttaggcgcctcgagaccaaatcatcatgacaaactggacatgccttctttccctttacagaataccctgacaaatttccataagccgggaaatcatttatcgtacaaaaaatcatggcacgtaaagtgaaattggttttggtgtatgcatcaaacatcaacaccccttcatcccacaacaatttcaaatcttcaatgagtggctctagatacacatctatgtcatttccgggttgtttaggcccagagattaagagcgacaacatgatgtatctacgcttcatgcataaccaaggaggcaaattgtatatggtgagaagaaccggccaagtgctatattgggtactaagtgtcccaaatgggttcattccatccgtgcaaagaccaagcctaagattccgaacttcttccctaaagaccttgtactttcgatcaatgttcctccattgtggagaatcagcaggatgcctcattaacccatctttcttcctcccctcggcatgccacctcaagagttttgcagttttctcttctgagaaaaggcgcttaaatcttggtataattggaagataccaaagcaccttagccggagaaggtttcttcttagttgatgttgcatcattctccacgatcttgtaacgggacaatccgcatcttggacactcatgcagatttgcatactgctttcgatacaacacgcaatcatttggacacgcgtgtatcttctcataatccatacccaaaggacacataagcttctgggcctcatagttagaccttggaagtttgtttccttgaggaagattaccagacgtggcctccaaaaactgtgaaaaactcttgttggtccaaccgttttccacctttaagttgaaatattcgatgacggcaccaagtacagtttgtgtagaaccaggatataatggtgttgcggaagctttgattatactatcatacatatggggacgctcaacga
This Spinacia oleracea cultivar Varoflay chromosome 6, BTI_SOV_V1, whole genome shotgun sequence DNA region includes the following protein-coding sequences:
- the LOC130464012 gene encoding uncharacterized protein is translated as MCKQSIYNCIFYRMCSAFRSYKRLGGQSKGTKLTWIPAQCAQQPGSLDCGYYVMRFMYDIIMNHANSQDLTKDFSRTLPYSAEEINEVKDFWADYFMNNVEFLA